The uncultured Treponema sp. genomic sequence TGAAGAATGATTTTTCAGTCTAAAAACTGAATTGAATTTTTATTTTCTTACGGATATATTTTTGCTATGAAAAACACTCAAAGAAACGAACTTGCAGTTTGCGGTTTTGCAGCTGTAAAAACATTGGAAAAAATCAACAGCCAGAAAATTCGCCGCTTATATTTTATGGAAGAAAAAGCTCCTTTGTTTGGCGGACTTTGCAAAAAAATGGCCGCTTCAAAACGTCCTTACAATAAAGTCGCAGATCCTGTTGAACTTGAAAAACTCTGCGGAAGCGTTCACCATCAGGGCGTTGTTGCGATGATTGACACTCCTGTAATTCTTCCGCTGAACACAGACATTACAGCGCGCTGGATTGAACAAAAAGAAGATGCGGTGATTCTTGACCGTGTTGGAAATGCAAACAACCTTGGCGCAATTGTAAGAAGCGCGGCGTTTTTCGGCATAAGAAATATTGTAATTCCGTTGGACGAATCTCAGTCTTCAATTACAACCAGCAGCTACCGTGTTGCAGAAGGCGGAATGGAATTTGTAAACATTTATTCTGTAAGGTCAATTCCGTTTTTGCTCAAAGACATGAAAGGAAAAATGGCTCGATTCGGAACTTCACTAAAGGCGCAGAAAAAAGTTTCGGAAATGAAATCGCTTTGCCTTGGAAAACCGGCATTGGTTGTGCTTGGGAACGAGGAAAAAGGAATCAGCGAAGAAGTTGCTCAGAATTGCGATTCGCTTGTAATAATTCCTTTTGCCGGAATGGGAGAAGCCGGACCTAAAGTTGACAGCTTGAATGTTGCGCAGGCGGCTTCTGTAATAATGTACGAGCTTAAAAAATAAAATGAAAAAACTTTTCTTTGCAATTTCTCTTCTTTTGATTTCTGCGGAAGTTTTTGCGCAAACAGAAAAATCTCCGTTTAAACTGAATCCAGTTGCAGACGGAATTATTCTTGGAGCTGGAATTGCTTTAACAACTTCTGCGGTTGTCGCTGAAAAAACGCTGGACTTTCCTGAATACACAGAACGAAGCTACGATTTGGATTCAGTAAATTTTTTAGACAGAAAACTTTCACAAAAATACAGCCGCACTCTCGACAATTTTGGAACTGCAACTTGCGCCGTGAACCTTGCTCTTCCGTTTGCAGTTTACGGAGCTGGATTTTTCAACGATGTTTTTTCCGCGGAAGATTTTCTTACGCTGACTACGATGTATGTTGAAGCTTATCTTTTTGATTACGGCGCGAAAAATTTTTTGAAGATGGGAATACAAAGAGCACGTCCTTATATGTATTACGACGGCTACCCGAAAGACAAACTTGACAACCATGACTTTGAGTTTTCAAGTCCAAGCGGACACACAACAGATTCTTTTTTGGGCGCAGGATTTCTTTCGTATACATTCTGCCGTTATTTTCCTGAATCAAAATGGAAAATTCCTGTAATTGCGGCATCTTATACAGTTGCGCTTGGAACGGCTGCTTTGCGAATTTCAAGCGGAAATCATTTTCTTACTGACACGATTTTTGGCGCGGCTTTAGGCACTGTCTGCGGAATTGGAGTTCCGTTTGTGCATGAGCTGATTGCTTCACATTCAGAAAAAAAAGAAACTGCATTCAAAAAAGGAAGCGTGCGTTTTTCTGTAACGCCAGTTTCTGTAAATTGGAAAATAGCTCTTTAATTTCAATAGTTTTCTTTTATTACGACTGACCATTCTTTGCCTTTGTAAGAGTTGTATCCGGGAGTTTTTGAATATCCAAAGACTTCAAGTGCTCGGCTGGTTTTGTTTGTGTAGAATCCCATTTTTTGTCCTTGCGAAATTTGCTCGAACGCTTCCCAGTCTGTGAGCCGCCGCTTTAAAATTTCGTCTTTGTTTTTTGAAGCTATTACAAGTCCGTCTTTGTTTATGATGAATATTTCGCCTGAATGGGAAACTTTCGCGCTTGAAATTATGTTCAGTATGAATTTCCAGTTGAACCTTGTTGAAATTATTCCGACAATCGTTCCGTCTTGGGCGCGCACAGGGCAGCTGTACGAAACTGTCCAGTCTTTTACAGATTCAGAGTAATACATATCTGAATAAGTTGTGCCTTGCGACTCGGAAGTTTCCTTGAACCATTTTGTATTCTGCATTGAACGTCCGCGCAAATTTTTATTTACGCCCACGCATACAACAGTTCCTCTTGTGTCCGTAAGAAGAATGTCGTGGTAAACTTCATAAATTCTTACAAGATTTTCTATTGTGTGTTCCGCGGAAATTCTTTTTTCTTCAGTGGGATTTGCAAGACAGTCGATTATTTTTCCGAATGTTGCCCAAGCCTGAACATCGCAGTAACGCTCAAAAAGGTTTCGGTCAACTTTGTCGATTGTGTCGAACGCCATTTCCGCAGTTCTAATTCCAATCAGCTTGTGCATTTTTATTTCAATCTGGTCAACGACTTTCTGGCACGTCTGATTTTGCGTGTCATTTTTCTCGGATATGTTTTTAATTTCGTTTGCAATTACGCGGAATCCTTTTCCGACTGTTCCAGCTCTTGCCGCTTCAATTGAAGAGTTGAACGAAAGAATTCTGATGTTTTGCGATTCGTTGTATATTTCATTGAGCGAGCTGTGCAAAGA encodes the following:
- a CDS encoding RNA methyltransferase, with the translated sequence MKNTQRNELAVCGFAAVKTLEKINSQKIRRLYFMEEKAPLFGGLCKKMAASKRPYNKVADPVELEKLCGSVHHQGVVAMIDTPVILPLNTDITARWIEQKEDAVILDRVGNANNLGAIVRSAAFFGIRNIVIPLDESQSSITTSSYRVAEGGMEFVNIYSVRSIPFLLKDMKGKMARFGTSLKAQKKVSEMKSLCLGKPALVVLGNEEKGISEEVAQNCDSLVIIPFAGMGEAGPKVDSLNVAQAASVIMYELKK
- a CDS encoding phosphatase PAP2 family protein: MKKLFFAISLLLISAEVFAQTEKSPFKLNPVADGIILGAGIALTTSAVVAEKTLDFPEYTERSYDLDSVNFLDRKLSQKYSRTLDNFGTATCAVNLALPFAVYGAGFFNDVFSAEDFLTLTTMYVEAYLFDYGAKNFLKMGIQRARPYMYYDGYPKDKLDNHDFEFSSPSGHTTDSFLGAGFLSYTFCRYFPESKWKIPVIAASYTVALGTAALRISSGNHFLTDTIFGAALGTVCGIGVPFVHELIASHSEKKETAFKKGSVRFSVTPVSVNWKIAL
- a CDS encoding cache domain-containing protein — translated: MEDTKSEKLSTVFDELIQDYESLHSSLNEIYNESQNIRILSFNSSIEAARAGTVGKGFRVIANEIKNISEKNDTQNQTCQKVVDQIEIKMHKLIGIRTAEMAFDTIDKVDRNLFERYCDVQAWATFGKIIDCLANPTEEKRISAEHTIENLVRIYEVYHDILLTDTRGTVVCVGVNKNLRGRSMQNTKWFKETSESQGTTYSDMYYSESVKDWTVSYSCPVRAQDGTIVGIISTRFNWKFILNIISSAKVSHSGEIFIINKDGLVIASKNKDEILKRRLTDWEAFEQISQGQKMGFYTNKTSRALEVFGYSKTPGYNSYKGKEWSVVIKENY